One window from the genome of Oceaniferula flava encodes:
- a CDS encoding alpha-hydroxy acid oxidase: MTDATHQGVIPADAVSLADYQRLASKRLSAQNLAYLNGGAGSERTLRANTEAWGEASLWPRVLRKFDHADTRTTILNRRLASPLLIGPTAYHKLFHPEGEIATATAASALRTPYIVSTQASTSVEDIANQADGTPLWFQLYIQHDKDFTKQLIRRVEQAGYEAIVLTVDAPVHGIRNAEQRSGFRLSDAVEAVNLRDLPAPPQSASAFDPALLAAIPSWQDVAWLRELTTLPIFIKGILHPADAVEAIDHGADGLIVSNHGGRTLDQLPATRSALPHIVAAVEKKVPVLVDGGIRCGSDVLQALALGADAVLLGRPILHGLTTAGAAGVAHVLKLLQHELEVAMLLTGCRDLSEAPAILSHSSHF, encoded by the coding sequence ATGACCGATGCCACCCACCAGGGAGTTATTCCCGCCGACGCCGTTTCCCTAGCCGACTACCAACGTCTCGCTAGTAAACGCCTCTCGGCCCAAAACCTCGCCTACCTCAATGGTGGGGCAGGGAGTGAACGCACGCTCAGAGCGAATACCGAGGCCTGGGGTGAGGCGTCGCTCTGGCCGCGGGTGCTGCGGAAGTTTGATCACGCGGACACCCGGACCACGATCCTGAACCGCCGGCTGGCCAGCCCTTTGCTGATTGGCCCCACGGCCTACCACAAGCTATTCCACCCCGAGGGCGAAATCGCGACCGCCACTGCCGCCAGCGCGCTGCGCACCCCCTACATCGTCAGCACCCAGGCGAGCACCTCGGTGGAGGATATTGCCAATCAGGCGGACGGCACCCCGCTGTGGTTCCAGCTCTACATTCAGCACGACAAAGATTTTACCAAGCAGCTGATCCGCCGTGTGGAGCAGGCCGGTTACGAGGCGATTGTGCTCACCGTGGATGCTCCGGTGCACGGCATCCGCAATGCCGAGCAGCGATCTGGCTTCCGCCTGTCGGATGCCGTGGAGGCGGTCAACTTGCGCGATTTACCCGCGCCGCCGCAGTCGGCCTCTGCCTTTGACCCCGCATTGCTCGCGGCCATTCCCAGCTGGCAGGATGTCGCTTGGCTAAGGGAGCTCACCACCTTGCCGATTTTTATCAAAGGCATCCTGCACCCGGCGGATGCGGTCGAGGCGATCGATCACGGCGCCGACGGCCTCATCGTTTCGAACCACGGCGGCCGAACCCTCGACCAACTGCCCGCCACACGCAGCGCCCTGCCACACATCGTCGCGGCGGTGGAAAAGAAGGTGCCAGTGCTGGTGGACGGTGGCATTCGCTGCGGCAGCGATGTTCTGCAGGCGCTGGCACTGGGCGCTGATGCGGTGCTGTTAGGCCGCCCCATCTTACACGGACTGACCACCGCCGGAGCGGCCGGAGTCGCCCACGTTCTCAAGCTTCTCCAGCACGAGCTGGAAGTCGCGATGCTGCTCACCGGATGCCGTGACCTCAGTGAAGCGCCCGCCATCCTCTCCCACTCATCCCATTTCTAA
- a CDS encoding DUF4198 domain-containing protein codes for MKKTIKTTALATALIGCAIQPALSHRAWLLPSTTVLSGENTWVTFDAAVSNNLFFANHRGVDPESVQVIGPDGKAASIQNASQGHFRSTFDLELSQEGTYQIFSGRDGLSAMWKEGDERKRWRGTAEELAKEGLAKKEGVRLSENVSRVVTFVTSGKPNKEALKPTGKGLEIVFTHNHPNDLFAGEEATFTLHLNGKPAAATEVTLVKGNDRFRNDAGEVKVTTNEKGEFSITWKEAGRYWINASVSADGGEIDGVPLSKRSSYTATLEVLPE; via the coding sequence ATGAAAAAAACCATCAAGACCACCGCCCTCGCCACCGCCCTGATCGGCTGCGCCATTCAGCCCGCCTTGTCCCACCGCGCTTGGCTGTTGCCATCCACCACCGTGCTCTCCGGAGAGAACACCTGGGTGACCTTTGACGCCGCGGTATCGAACAACCTCTTCTTTGCCAACCACCGCGGAGTCGACCCCGAATCAGTGCAAGTGATTGGGCCTGACGGCAAAGCAGCGAGCATCCAAAATGCCAGCCAAGGCCACTTCCGCAGCACCTTCGATTTGGAACTCAGCCAGGAGGGGACGTATCAGATTTTTTCCGGTCGCGACGGACTGTCTGCGATGTGGAAAGAGGGCGACGAGCGCAAACGCTGGCGCGGCACCGCCGAGGAGTTGGCCAAGGAAGGGTTGGCGAAAAAAGAAGGCGTCCGCCTCTCCGAGAACGTCTCGCGCGTGGTCACCTTCGTGACCTCCGGCAAGCCTAACAAAGAAGCCCTGAAGCCCACTGGCAAGGGCTTGGAAATCGTCTTCACCCACAACCATCCAAACGATCTTTTCGCCGGTGAGGAAGCCACCTTCACCCTGCATCTCAATGGCAAGCCAGCCGCAGCGACGGAAGTCACTCTGGTCAAAGGCAACGATCGCTTCCGCAACGATGCCGGCGAGGTCAAAGTGACCACCAACGAGAAGGGTGAGTTCTCCATCACTTGGAAAGAGGCGGGGCGCTACTGGATCAATGCCAGTGTTTCCGCAGACGGCGGCGAAATCGACGGCGTGCCGCTTTCCAAACGCTCCTCCTACACCGCCACCCTCGAGGTGCTCCCCGAGTAA
- a CDS encoding DUF4198 domain-containing protein has product MKLKPCLLAAAVLALASHLAHAHRVWILPSTTVLSGESPWVTFDACVSNNLFFPNYVPLPTDPLVAVGPDGKPVTLQNPSTGKLRSTFDLELAKEGSYQIYGLRSGISAHWKEDGENKRWRGDMAKLKAEGITKKPDVGIYNYIRRTATFVTAGKPNKEALKPLGKGLELVVTDTHPNDLFAGEKATFTMHLNGKPAPEVDVVLIKGGDRFRNDPEEIKIKTDSEGKFSITLKEAGRYWMEAVIEKKSGELDGAPLYDYATYAVTLEVLPE; this is encoded by the coding sequence ATGAAATTGAAACCCTGTCTTCTCGCTGCCGCTGTTCTGGCTCTGGCCAGTCACTTGGCCCACGCTCACCGGGTGTGGATTCTGCCATCGACCACGGTGCTTTCAGGAGAAAGCCCATGGGTCACCTTTGATGCCTGCGTCTCTAACAACCTGTTTTTCCCTAACTACGTTCCGCTACCCACCGATCCCTTGGTGGCCGTTGGGCCGGATGGGAAACCTGTGACACTGCAGAATCCCAGCACCGGAAAACTCCGCAGCACCTTCGATCTGGAACTTGCCAAGGAGGGCTCCTATCAGATTTACGGTTTGCGCTCGGGCATTAGTGCGCACTGGAAAGAGGACGGTGAGAACAAACGCTGGCGCGGCGATATGGCGAAGCTGAAGGCCGAAGGTATTACCAAGAAACCAGACGTCGGCATCTACAATTACATCCGCCGCACCGCTACGTTCGTCACCGCTGGAAAGCCTAACAAGGAAGCTCTGAAACCACTCGGCAAAGGGCTTGAGCTTGTAGTGACCGATACCCATCCGAACGATCTCTTCGCCGGTGAAAAGGCAACCTTCACCATGCACCTCAACGGAAAACCCGCTCCCGAGGTGGACGTGGTGTTGATCAAGGGAGGTGATCGATTCCGTAACGATCCGGAGGAAATCAAAATCAAAACCGACTCCGAAGGGAAGTTTTCAATCACCTTGAAAGAAGCGGGTCGCTACTGGATGGAAGCAGTGATCGAGAAGAAAAGCGGCGAGCTCGACGGAGCTCCCCTCTACGATTACGCCACCTACGCTGTCACCCTAGAAGTCCTTCCTGAATAA
- a CDS encoding TonB-dependent receptor: MKHNEQRNGLQSPRSLRQASIFGQYATAGSIAGAMLMAGGAGAAESDSDDDGQLDPSVINATEGSKLNPTKLASPKYPAPLSEIPRTITVVPEELIKQQNATTIADALRNVPGISLQAGEGGTPAGDQLTLRGFDARTDFFIDGIRDIGGYTRDPFNYEQIEVSKGPGSTDTGRGSTGGSINLATKTPKLEQLRDLTFGVGTDDFYRVTLDWNQPLSETSAFRLNLLGHSASNSGRDWVENERWGIAPSIAFGLGTDTVTTLSYMHMSADNMPDYGIPWVNNEVPSGVDFNNWYGLIDRDYSHVDTDIFTAEVKHSVNADLDLRAIARYGRNHRDSLITAPRLDSTTADPYDVRRTDEKFRLQTTTTTALAFDLNYRFKTGGWEHTLIAGADYTWEKDVNEGRTSDDSGAPGTDLYDPDAHGVDTSTYSSTGTTVARTSTIGFFLYDTIKFNDQWSFNGGLRYDNFDAEIGDASQVDNFVSWRSSVSYKPAENGTIYFAYGTSVNPSAEALSFGRGNANLGLDPEESETWELGTKWTWMDDRIGFNAAIFKTNKTNARTTDPSTGDTVLEGDIQVQGVELGLTGKITDKWSVFAGYTYLDGEQKSDPDPSLEGGTIGNTPEHSFSIWTTYDLTDDLTIGGGIRYVGDRDNGRGRIAPSYTTYDAFASYQVNEDVSLQLNVTNLTDEDYVDQVGGGHFIPGAGRTATVSVKYSF; this comes from the coding sequence ATGAAACATAACGAACAGAGAAACGGTTTACAGTCGCCGCGCAGCCTACGCCAGGCGTCGATTTTTGGTCAATACGCCACCGCAGGAAGCATCGCCGGAGCCATGCTCATGGCAGGAGGGGCCGGCGCAGCCGAGTCCGATAGCGACGACGACGGCCAGCTCGATCCTTCCGTGATCAATGCCACCGAAGGCAGCAAGCTGAACCCAACCAAGCTGGCCTCCCCAAAATACCCGGCCCCGCTAAGTGAGATCCCACGCACCATCACCGTGGTGCCTGAAGAGCTGATCAAGCAGCAGAACGCCACCACCATCGCGGATGCCCTGCGCAACGTGCCGGGGATTTCCCTGCAAGCGGGCGAAGGCGGAACTCCTGCCGGCGATCAGCTGACCCTGCGTGGTTTCGATGCCCGCACGGATTTCTTCATCGATGGCATCCGCGACATCGGCGGCTACACACGCGACCCGTTCAACTACGAGCAAATCGAAGTTTCCAAAGGCCCCGGCTCCACGGACACCGGACGCGGCTCCACCGGCGGCTCGATCAACCTCGCCACCAAGACTCCGAAGCTGGAGCAACTCCGCGATCTAACATTCGGCGTGGGCACCGATGACTTCTACCGCGTCACCCTCGATTGGAACCAGCCGCTCTCCGAGACCTCCGCATTCCGCCTCAACCTGCTCGGTCACTCTGCCTCGAATTCCGGTCGTGATTGGGTGGAAAACGAACGCTGGGGGATCGCTCCGTCCATCGCGTTTGGTTTGGGAACGGACACCGTCACCACCCTCAGCTACATGCACATGTCGGCCGATAACATGCCGGACTACGGCATTCCATGGGTGAACAATGAGGTGCCATCCGGTGTCGATTTTAACAACTGGTATGGCCTCATCGATCGCGATTATTCCCACGTGGACACCGATATTTTCACCGCCGAGGTGAAGCACAGCGTCAATGCGGACTTGGACCTGCGTGCCATCGCTCGCTACGGTCGCAACCATCGCGACTCCCTGATCACCGCGCCACGTCTGGATAGCACCACTGCGGACCCCTACGATGTGCGTCGCACCGATGAGAAGTTCCGCCTGCAGACCACCACGACTACAGCCTTGGCCTTCGATCTCAACTACCGCTTCAAGACCGGTGGCTGGGAACACACGCTGATCGCCGGGGCTGATTACACCTGGGAAAAAGATGTCAACGAAGGCCGCACCTCGGACGATTCCGGAGCCCCTGGCACCGACCTCTACGATCCGGATGCGCACGGCGTCGATACCTCTACTTACTCGAGCACCGGCACCACGGTGGCCCGCACGAGCACGATTGGATTTTTCCTCTACGATACCATCAAGTTCAATGACCAGTGGTCGTTCAACGGAGGGCTGCGCTATGATAACTTCGATGCCGAAATTGGTGACGCGTCGCAAGTCGATAACTTCGTCAGCTGGCGCTCATCGGTTTCCTACAAACCAGCGGAGAATGGAACGATTTACTTCGCCTACGGCACTTCGGTGAACCCATCGGCGGAGGCGCTTTCCTTCGGCCGGGGCAATGCCAACCTGGGACTCGACCCTGAAGAATCGGAAACCTGGGAGCTGGGAACGAAGTGGACCTGGATGGACGATCGCATCGGTTTCAACGCAGCGATTTTCAAAACCAACAAAACCAACGCCCGCACCACCGATCCCAGCACGGGTGACACCGTGTTAGAAGGCGACATCCAAGTGCAGGGTGTCGAGCTGGGCCTGACCGGTAAGATCACCGATAAGTGGAGTGTCTTCGCTGGCTACACCTACCTCGATGGCGAGCAGAAGAGCGATCCGGATCCGAGCCTCGAAGGTGGCACGATTGGCAACACCCCCGAGCACTCGTTCTCCATCTGGACCACCTATGATCTCACCGATGATCTCACGATCGGAGGTGGCATTCGCTACGTGGGGGATCGTGATAACGGTAGAGGTCGTATCGCTCCATCCTACACCACCTACGATGCCTTTGCCTCCTATCAGGTGAACGAAGACGTCTCCCTGCAGCTCAACGTCACCAACCTCACCGACGAGGACTACGTGGATCAGGTCGGTGGTGGTCACTTCATCCCTGGCGCAGGCCGCACCGCCACGGTCTCGGTGAAATACAGCTTCTGA
- a CDS encoding aspartyl protease family protein, with protein MKLTTLIAAACLFLPFTATAKEGIEYRKFTATNGNSISAVIVDKNETAVVFLLENGKRATVPLTTLSEDDRSYVKSWNKAKAVFLRECRSLSVGELLTLRGYEAIPIKLEGNTMMVQLEINGKPAKMVLDTGAGSSLLHTGACKRVGAALGPFDYKVYGVSGEAPAALAQVDEFKVGEAVFKDRQIMATDMAKDMAPGAKVRDDGLLGAEVLSDLEAVITYRERKLFIRPDRSDVNETEGDTSEDALSFRIFKTKRGKIYRGLIASKTSTVATIAQQNGKNVQVPISLLSPEDAAYVISWTEARATFLRHCRSLTINELLELRQYLSFEYERRGNHIFVDGKLNDNDVTWMIDTGADNSLLHIDAAKEHGAKVGSMTKEVWGVGGKAPAAATDVDSVSLGKAVFRKRKILATDLDRFDSGLDYVGLFGADFLRETYAVITYKEKRIFLKQE; from the coding sequence ATGAAACTAACAACCCTCATCGCTGCTGCTTGTTTGTTCCTGCCCTTCACCGCCACCGCGAAAGAGGGGATCGAATATCGCAAGTTCACGGCCACCAATGGCAACTCGATCAGTGCCGTGATCGTCGATAAAAATGAGACGGCGGTGGTGTTTTTGTTAGAAAATGGCAAACGGGCTACGGTGCCGCTGACCACTTTGTCCGAGGACGATCGATCCTACGTCAAAAGCTGGAATAAGGCCAAGGCAGTGTTCCTGCGCGAGTGCCGCAGTCTCTCCGTTGGTGAGCTGCTCACCCTGCGTGGCTACGAGGCTATTCCGATCAAGCTCGAGGGGAACACGATGATGGTGCAGCTCGAAATCAATGGCAAGCCGGCCAAGATGGTGCTCGATACCGGTGCCGGCAGCAGCCTGCTGCACACCGGCGCCTGCAAACGCGTCGGCGCGGCGCTCGGGCCATTCGATTACAAAGTTTACGGCGTCTCCGGCGAAGCCCCGGCAGCTCTCGCTCAGGTGGATGAATTCAAGGTCGGTGAGGCGGTTTTCAAAGATCGTCAGATCATGGCCACCGACATGGCTAAGGATATGGCCCCCGGAGCCAAGGTGCGCGACGATGGTTTGTTAGGCGCTGAAGTCCTCTCCGACCTCGAAGCGGTGATCACCTACCGCGAGCGCAAATTGTTCATCCGCCCGGATCGATCAGACGTTAACGAGACCGAGGGTGACACCTCCGAAGACGCACTGAGCTTCCGTATTTTCAAAACCAAACGCGGCAAAATCTACCGTGGATTGATCGCCTCCAAGACATCCACCGTGGCGACCATTGCTCAGCAAAATGGCAAAAACGTGCAGGTCCCTATTTCCCTGCTCTCACCTGAGGATGCCGCCTACGTCATCAGCTGGACGGAGGCCCGTGCCACCTTCCTGCGTCATTGCCGTAGTCTAACAATCAACGAGCTGCTGGAGCTGCGTCAATACCTAAGCTTCGAATATGAGCGCCGCGGCAACCATATATTTGTCGATGGCAAACTCAACGACAACGACGTCACCTGGATGATCGACACTGGAGCGGACAACTCCCTGCTGCACATTGATGCGGCGAAGGAACACGGCGCCAAAGTCGGCTCGATGACCAAGGAAGTTTGGGGTGTCGGCGGCAAAGCACCTGCAGCTGCCACCGATGTGGACTCGGTTTCTCTGGGGAAAGCGGTATTCCGCAAACGCAAAATCCTCGCTACAGATCTCGATCGTTTTGACTCGGGCCTCGACTACGTCGGCCTCTTCGGTGCCGATTTCCTGCGTGAGACTTACGCGGTGATTACCTACAAAGAGAAACGCATTTTCCTTAAACAGGAATAG
- a CDS encoding aldo/keto reductase, which produces MKQNRLGQSGIVVSEICMGTMTFGQQCDQALSNRIMDRSVDAGIDFFDAAEIYPVPPSKELAGLTETWVGEWMKGKDRDSLIIATKVAGAAHGWFNPPVRGGKAALDRHHIRKAVEGSLRRLQTDYIDLYQVHWPDHGMRCEDTLAALDELVEEGLVRAIGVSNETSYGLMKSLWTSDTHGLTRYDTIQNNFSINNRRFEDELAEVCRHENVSLLPYSPLAGGVLSGKYNDGKLPEGARFSDYLKNGQPRQKAMASRFVNDKSLETTARMIEIAKEADMDVVTLATAWSKQHDFVASTIVGASCEEQLDAIFAAADLTLDDEVMAAIDAVTKEILYPMH; this is translated from the coding sequence ATGAAGCAAAACCGACTGGGACAAAGCGGCATCGTTGTTAGCGAAATCTGCATGGGAACGATGACCTTCGGGCAGCAGTGCGATCAGGCATTGAGCAATCGTATTATGGACAGATCCGTGGATGCGGGGATTGATTTCTTCGACGCGGCTGAAATTTACCCGGTGCCGCCGTCCAAGGAATTAGCCGGCCTCACCGAAACTTGGGTGGGGGAGTGGATGAAGGGGAAAGATCGCGACAGCCTGATCATCGCCACCAAGGTCGCCGGTGCCGCCCACGGCTGGTTCAACCCACCAGTCCGAGGAGGTAAGGCAGCGCTCGACCGTCACCACATCCGCAAGGCGGTGGAAGGCAGTCTGCGCCGACTGCAAACCGACTACATCGACCTCTACCAGGTCCACTGGCCGGACCACGGCATGCGCTGCGAGGACACCCTGGCCGCGCTCGACGAGCTGGTGGAAGAAGGGCTCGTTAGAGCGATCGGTGTCAGCAACGAAACCAGCTACGGCCTGATGAAATCGCTGTGGACCAGCGACACGCACGGGCTGACACGCTACGACACCATCCAGAACAACTTCTCCATCAACAACCGCCGTTTCGAAGACGAACTGGCTGAAGTGTGCCGACACGAAAATGTCAGCCTGCTCCCCTACAGCCCCCTCGCCGGCGGTGTGCTGTCTGGAAAATACAACGATGGCAAACTGCCGGAAGGGGCTCGCTTCAGCGACTACCTCAAGAACGGCCAGCCACGCCAAAAAGCGATGGCCTCACGCTTTGTGAACGACAAAAGCTTGGAAACCACAGCCCGGATGATCGAGATCGCCAAGGAGGCCGATATGGATGTGGTCACCCTCGCCACGGCCTGGAGCAAGCAACATGACTTTGTCGCATCCACCATCGTGGGTGCATCCTGTGAAGAACAGCTGGATGCCATTTTTGCCGCCGCGGACCTCACCTTGGACGACGAGGTGATGGCGGCCATCGATGCGGTGACGAAGGAAATTCTCTACCCGATGCACTAA
- a CDS encoding FAD:protein FMN transferase, whose product MASPQPPNERQVLIPTDLTLDHLRGANSGLEVVLLEGETMGSYWRLHYQRPPHISSTHIRRRAELSFDLVIRQMSHWDAESELSRFNAAPAGERFQLSPEFRAVLRQALEIAKLTDGVYDPTVGRLVAGAGFGPHAGAPEQMPDTRGSWRDLSLRADGSASHAGHCQLDLSSIAKGYAIDHAAAGLKQLGIHDFLLEIGGEFRGEGCKPDGQPWWVALDPMGKQAAEAQTVAALCGISLATSGIAEQRIRMEDGESHHLIDPATGRSAVGALQAVSVLAPTCMLADAWATALFVLGESRGAECAEQHGIAASFVTRAGAGFHEKITPAYTRMLTDSSEDGDSVDA is encoded by the coding sequence ATGGCTTCTCCACAGCCGCCGAACGAGCGCCAGGTTCTGATCCCCACGGACCTGACGCTCGATCACCTGCGCGGTGCCAACTCCGGCTTGGAGGTGGTGTTGTTAGAAGGTGAGACCATGGGCAGCTACTGGCGACTGCACTACCAGCGGCCGCCACACATTTCCTCCACCCACATCCGCCGGCGGGCTGAGCTCAGCTTTGACTTGGTGATCCGGCAGATGAGCCACTGGGATGCGGAGTCGGAGCTGAGTCGGTTCAATGCGGCGCCGGCAGGGGAGCGGTTTCAGCTGTCGCCAGAATTTAGAGCTGTGCTGCGGCAGGCTCTGGAAATTGCCAAACTAACAGACGGAGTTTACGATCCCACGGTGGGCCGACTTGTCGCCGGCGCTGGTTTCGGCCCGCACGCCGGCGCTCCTGAGCAGATGCCGGACACGCGTGGCAGCTGGCGCGATCTCAGTCTGCGTGCCGATGGCAGCGCATCACACGCTGGCCACTGTCAGCTCGACCTCTCATCCATCGCCAAAGGCTACGCCATCGATCACGCCGCCGCCGGACTGAAGCAACTGGGCATCCATGATTTTCTCTTGGAAATCGGTGGCGAGTTCCGGGGCGAAGGATGCAAGCCGGACGGTCAGCCGTGGTGGGTTGCTCTCGATCCGATGGGAAAACAAGCTGCCGAAGCGCAAACCGTGGCGGCGCTCTGCGGAATCTCTCTGGCCACCTCCGGCATCGCCGAGCAGCGGATTCGGATGGAGGATGGTGAATCGCACCACCTGATCGATCCTGCCACCGGGCGGTCAGCGGTCGGCGCGCTGCAGGCAGTCTCCGTTTTGGCGCCCACCTGCATGCTGGCGGACGCCTGGGCCACGGCACTTTTTGTCTTGGGTGAATCACGGGGGGCCGAATGCGCCGAGCAGCACGGCATCGCGGCCAGCTTCGTCACGCGTGCAGG
- a CDS encoding DUF2271 domain-containing protein: MKKSTLLLLGGATAVHAQGYQLEVEIPRLKVSEYHRPYVAAWIENADRSHVANLTVCYDTEMKNDEGEKWLKDLRQWWRRSGRELDMPVDGVSGPTRPPGKHKFAITEALAKLPPLAGGKYTLVVEASREVGGRELVKIPFSWDGKKLSAEKATGKSELGEVSVTPIEAKSK, from the coding sequence ATGAAAAAATCCACCCTGCTTCTCCTCGGCGGAGCCACTGCCGTGCACGCCCAAGGCTATCAGCTCGAAGTCGAAATCCCGCGCCTGAAAGTCTCAGAATACCATCGGCCCTACGTCGCCGCATGGATTGAAAACGCCGACCGCAGCCACGTCGCCAACCTCACCGTCTGCTATGACACCGAGATGAAAAACGACGAAGGCGAGAAGTGGCTCAAGGACCTGCGCCAGTGGTGGCGTCGTTCAGGTCGGGAGCTGGACATGCCAGTCGATGGCGTCAGCGGTCCCACCCGCCCACCGGGGAAACACAAATTTGCCATCACCGAGGCACTGGCGAAATTGCCACCACTCGCCGGTGGGAAATACACCCTCGTCGTCGAAGCCTCCCGCGAAGTTGGCGGACGTGAGTTGGTAAAAATCCCCTTCAGCTGGGATGGCAAGAAACTCAGCGCCGAGAAGGCCACTGGAAAATCCGAACTCGGTGAGGTCAGCGTCACTCCCATCGAAGCGAAATCGAAATAG
- a CDS encoding TerC family protein produces the protein MEYAIDLLMLIALQAVLGFDNLLYISLESKRAPLEKQKAVRTWGIGIAVVLRIVLLFVLLKMMNAFKEPWTHLDNAFVKADISFAAMITLFGGAFIIYTAIKEVMHMMSLEEHHEAKKDRATTSAAKVIAMIVMMNLVFSFDSILSAIAITTVGWVVSIAIVVSGVLMIVLADKVSEFLQKNRLYEVLGLFILLIVGVMLVSEGGHKANLSFFGHPVHAMNKTTFYFVIAVLVLMDVVQGRYQKKLMAEKKKKHGSLVA, from the coding sequence ATGGAATACGCCATCGACCTCCTCATGCTCATCGCCTTGCAAGCCGTGCTCGGCTTCGACAACTTGCTCTACATCTCTCTGGAGTCCAAACGGGCGCCCTTGGAAAAACAAAAAGCCGTCCGCACCTGGGGCATCGGCATTGCTGTGGTGCTGCGAATTGTCCTACTCTTCGTCCTGCTGAAGATGATGAATGCCTTCAAGGAGCCATGGACTCATCTGGACAATGCCTTTGTCAAAGCAGACATCAGCTTCGCCGCCATGATCACTCTGTTTGGTGGTGCCTTTATCATCTACACCGCCATCAAGGAGGTCATGCACATGATGAGTCTCGAAGAACATCACGAAGCGAAAAAAGACCGCGCCACCACCAGTGCGGCGAAGGTCATCGCGATGATCGTGATGATGAACTTGGTATTTTCCTTCGACTCCATCCTCAGCGCCATTGCCATCACCACTGTCGGTTGGGTGGTTTCCATCGCCATCGTCGTCAGTGGTGTTCTGATGATTGTGCTCGCCGACAAGGTCTCCGAATTTCTCCAGAAAAACCGCCTCTACGAAGTGCTCGGTCTGTTCATCCTGCTGATCGTGGGCGTGATGCTGGTTTCCGAAGGCGGCCACAAGGCGAACCTCAGCTTCTTCGGACATCCGGTGCATGCGATGAACAAAACCACCTTCTACTTCGTCATCGCCGTGCTAGTGCTGATGGACGTGGTGCAAGGCCGCTACCAGAAAAAGCTCATGGCCGAAAAGAAAAAGAAACACGGCTCGCTTGTTGCCTAA
- a CDS encoding PepSY-associated TM helix domain-containing protein — translation MSSTEPSPTPRPKKRRKKAFWTKQFYLWHWVSSAICLFAMLLFAFTGITLNHAADIPAEPEVTEKSGEVPESISAGIAYQEEAEDEKKPLPSDVAAHLGKEIGAPLKGRDAEWSEYEIYLSMPRPGGDAWLMIDRETREFTYEHTDRGVISYLNDLHKGRHTGKAWSWFLDIFSGACVIFCLTGLVLLWVHAKRRPSTWPIVAAGILVPILLVIFFVH, via the coding sequence ATGAGCAGCACAGAACCATCGCCAACACCACGGCCGAAGAAACGCCGTAAGAAGGCGTTCTGGACCAAACAATTCTATCTCTGGCACTGGGTCAGCAGTGCGATTTGTCTGTTTGCCATGCTGCTCTTTGCCTTCACCGGCATCACCCTGAACCACGCCGCGGATATCCCCGCAGAGCCTGAGGTGACGGAAAAAAGCGGCGAAGTCCCCGAGTCCATCTCCGCAGGCATCGCCTATCAGGAAGAGGCGGAGGATGAAAAAAAGCCACTGCCGTCCGATGTCGCCGCCCACCTGGGCAAGGAGATCGGCGCCCCGCTGAAAGGTCGCGATGCCGAGTGGTCCGAGTATGAGATCTACCTCAGCATGCCACGCCCCGGTGGCGATGCCTGGCTGATGATCGACCGCGAAACCCGCGAGTTCACCTACGAACACACCGATCGTGGTGTCATTTCCTACCTCAACGATCTGCACAAGGGTCGCCACACCGGCAAGGCATGGTCGTGGTTTCTCGATATCTTTTCCGGCGCCTGTGTGATCTTCTGCCTCACCGGTCTGGTGCTGCTCTGGGTGCATGCCAAACGCCGCCCGAGCACCTGGCCAATCGTCGCCGCTGGCATTTTGGTGCCCATTCTCCTTGTTATCTTTTTTGTCCACTAA